Part of the Xanthomonas sp. SI genome is shown below.
GTGATCACCGTGTTGATGTGCGGGGTGCGGTACTTGGGATGGATCCGGGTGAACAGCGGCGGCAGCAGCCCGTCGCGGGCGATGATCATGAAGATCCGCGGCTGGCCGATGATCATCACCAGCACCACCGAGGACAGGCCGATCAGCGCGCCGACCTCGACCACCACCCGCAGCCACGCCAGCTGCGGATGCGCGGCCACCGCGGTCACCACCGGCTCGTCGGTGCCCAACTGGGTGTACGGCACCAGTCCGGTCATCACCGCCGCCATGGCGATGTACAGCACGGTGCAGATCACCAGCGACAGGATCATGCCGATCGGCAGGTCGCGCTGCGGGCGGTGCGATTCCTGCGCCGCCACCGACACCGCCTCGAAGCCGATGTAGGCGAAGAACACCATCGCCGCGCCGCGCAGCACGCCGTCCATGCCGTACTTGCCGGGGCCTTCGTTGGCCGGGATGAACGGGTGCCAGTTGGCCGTGTCCACGTACTTCCAGCCGACCGCGATGACCAGCAGGATCAGCCCGGTCTTCAGCACCACCATCGCCATGTTCATCGCCGAGGACTTGCGGATGCCGACGTAGCACAGCCAGGTCAGCAGCAGCACGATGCCGGCGGCGGGCAGGTTGGCGATCGCGCCGGTGCGCTGCAGCTTGCCGTCCAGCGGCGCGTTGACCAGCGCCGCGGGCAGGTGGATGCCGAAATGGTCGAGCAGGCTGAGGAAATAGCCGGTCCAGCTCACCGCCACCGCCGAGGCCGACACGCCGTATTCCAGCACCAGCATCCAGCCGATGAACCACGCCGCCAGCTCGCCGAAGGTGGCGTAGGTGTAGGTGTAGGCGCTGCCGGATACCGGCACCATCGCCGCGAACTCGGCGTAGGCCAGCGCGCAGAACGCGCAGCACAGCGCGGCCAGCACGAACGACAGCATGATCGCCGGGCCGGCATGGTTGGCCGCGGCCTGTCCGGTGATGACGAAGATGCCGCCGCCGATCACCGCGCCGATGCCCAGCGCAGTCAGGCCCCAGGGCCCGAGCGCACGCTGCAGGCCCAGGCCGCCGGCGTCCTCGTGGGCGGCATGGGGATGTTTGGTGGCCCAGAGTTGTTTGAACATGGAGCGATTCCAGCCTGGCGCTGCGCGCGATGGAAGAAGGAACGAACGCGAAGACCGGCGCGGGCGCCGGTCTTCGGGGGGAGAATCAGGCCTTTGTGGCCAGGCGGCTGTGGCGGATGCCGTAGCCGAAATAGATGAACAGGCCGATCACCGTCCAGCCGACGAATACCTTCCAGTGTTCCTGGAACGCCTGCAGGAACAGGAACAGGCAGGCCAGCGCGCCGAGCGGGCAGATCACCATCGCCAGCGGCACGCGGAACGGGCGCGGCAGGTCGGGCTTGGTGAAGCGCAGCACCATCACCCCGATGCAGACCGTGGCGAAGGCGAGCAGGGTGCCCATCGACACCAGTTCGCCGAGCACGTCCAGCGGGATCAGCCCAGCCAGCAGCGCGGCGACCACGCCGACGAAGATGGTGCCGACGTAGGGCGTGTGGAACTTGCGGTGGACCTTGCCGAACAGCTTCGGCAGCAGGCCGTCGCGCGACATGGTGTAGAAGATGCGCGGCTGCGCCATCAGCATCACCAGCACCACCGAGGACAGGCCGGCGATCGCGCCGATCTCCACCGCGGTCTTCAGCCAGGCCAGGCTCGGGTAGTGTTCCAGCGCGGTGGCCACCGGCTTGGCGGTGCCAAGTTGGGTGTAGGGCAGCAGGCCGGTCAGCACCGCGCAGACGATGATGTAGATGACCGTGCACACCGCCAGCGACACCAGGATGCCGATCGGCATGTTGCGCTGCGGATCCTTGGTTTCGCCGGCCGAGGTGGAGACCGCGTCGAAGCCGATGTAGGAGAAGAACACGATCGAGGCGGCGCGGAAGATGCCGCTCCAGCCGAACTGGCCCGGCCCGGTGTTCTCGGGAATGAACGGATGCCAGTTGGCCGGATCGACGTGGGACACGCCGAAGCCGACGAACAGGCAGATCACCAGCACCTTGATCGCCACCACGATGGCGTTGACGAACGCCGACTGGGTGACGCCGACGTAGCACAGCGCGCTGACCGCGACCACGATCAGCACCGCCGGCAGATTGACGATGCTGCCGGAGGCGACGAAGGTGTGGCCGGTCCAGGCCAGCGGCGCGCCGGCCAGTTCGGCCGGGAACGGCAGCCCCAGGGTGCCGGTGAGGAAACTGATCAGGTAGGCCGACCAGCCGACCGCGACGCTCGAGCCGGCGAATAGGTATTCCAGCACCAGGCACCAGCCGATGAACCAGGCCACGCCTTCGCCCAGGGTGGTGTAGGAATAGGAATAGGCGCTGCCGGAGACCGGCATCATCGCCGCGAACTCGGCGTAGCACAGGCCGGCGAAGGCGCAGGCGATGCCGGCGAACACGAACGACAGCATCACCGCCGGTCCGGCGTGGTTGGCCGCGGCCTGGCCGGTCAGCACGAAGATGCCCGCGCCGATCACCGCACCGATGCCGAGCATGATCAGATGCTTGGCGGTGAGGGTCCGTTTCAGCGTGGCTTCGCCTTCCAGGCTGCCTTCGAACGGTTCGCCGGCATCGACGTGCCCGGCCGGTTCGATCGGCTTGACCCTCAACAGAGACTTCAGCATGCGGTGGATCCCCTGGGTGGCGAGCGGGGCTGTCGTGCCCCGGTAAAGATGGTGCGCTAGGCCCAAGCAGGCCACGCAAGCGTCGTACCATGCCAAAGCCGGACGGCCGCCACAAGCCGCGCCGCACCGTCGGCGGCGATAATGGCGGTCCCTGATTGCGAGAACCGCCCATGCCGGACCTTTCCCTGCGCCGCCAGTTGCAGGCCTATACCGCCCGTTGGCCGCAGGAGGCCGAGCTTGCCGCGCAATTCCTGGCGTTGCTGGACGATGCGCAGGACCCGTTCGTGCGCGAACGCCTGGATGGCCATTTCACCGGTTCGGCCTGGCTGGTCAGCGCCGACGGCACCCGCACCCTGCTGACCCACCACCGCAAGCTGCAGCGTTGGCTGCAGCTGGGCGGGCATGCCGACGGCGACCGCGACCTGGCGCTGGTGGCGCTGAAAGAAGCCGAGGAGGAATCCGGGCTGCCCGGCCTGGCGCTGGAGGACGGCGTACTGTTCGACCTGGACCGGCACTGGATCCCCGAGCGCCAGGACGTGCCGGGGCACTGGCATTTCGACGCGCGCTACGTGGTGCGCGCCGGCGCCGACGAGGCGTTCGCGGTCAGCGCCGAATCGCTGGCCCTGGCCTGGCGCCCGATCGCCGAACTGCTGGCCGAACCGGACCTGGATCCGTCGCTGCGGCGCATGGCCGGCAAGTGGCTGGCGCACGGCGGCAGCTGATGCGCCGGCGCCGGGCGCTGCCGGACCGGCTTGCGCGGGCGCCGAGCGTCCGTTGGCTGGGCGGGCATGGCGGGATTGGGTACCCTTGGGCGCCCATTGCCTGTCCATGCCCATGTCCCGCACCGCTGCTTCGTTCACCTATCGCCTGGCGTTCCGCCCGGTCGACGACCGGATGGATTCGGCCGAACTGGCGCGCACCGTGCAACGGGCGCTGCTGGCGTTGAGCGGGCCGCCGCATGGCGTGGCGATCGTCAGCCTGCAGCGCCCGCCGCGCGAGGACGGCGACGGCCTGTACATGGAGGCGGTCACCACCGGCCCGGAGCGGTGGTATTTGAAGGCCGACGACTATCTGTTGAGCGAGGGGTTGCGCGGCGAGTTGCAGCCCTGAGGGGCGGGGATTCGGGATTTGGGATTGGGGATTCGCAAGAGCGTGTGCCGCGTGATCCACTTTACCGCGCTTGATTCAAGCCTTCGCACCCGCGCGCGTTTGCGTCGTAGCCGCAAAACACTCCAAGCCCGATCGCAGTCGGAGAAGGGGCTCGCCAGCGCCGCCGCTGTTCCGGGTCCCCGGTCCCGAGTTCCGCTCAGTAAAGGATGCGCGTGCGTAGCGTGCCGGCGATCTGTCCCAGCTCGTCCTTCAGCACCGCCGCCAGTTCTTCGCTGGCGGCGACGTCGATCACCACGTAGCCGACCTTGGGGTCGGTGCGCAGGAACTGGCCGTCGATGTTGACGTTGTGGCGCGAGAACAGTTCGTTGATCTGCGACAGCACGCCCGGCACGTTGCGGTGGATGTGCAGCAGGCGCAGGCTCTCGGCGTGCTCGGGTAGGGTGACCTCGGGGAAGTTCACCGCCGACAGGGTGCTGCCGTTGTCGCTGTAGCGCACCAGCTTGGCCGCCACTTCCACGCCGATGTTGTCCTGCGCTTCCAGCGTGCTGCCGCCCACGTGCGGGGTCAGGATCACGTTGTCGTGCGCGGCCAGCGGCGATTCGAATACGTCGCCGTTGCCCTTGGGCTCGACCGGGAACACGTCCACCGCCGCGCCGCCGATGTGACCGGAGGTCAATGCCGCGTCCAGCGCGGCGATGTCGATCACGGTGCCGCGCGAGGCATTGATCAGGTGCGCGCCGGGCTTCATCTGCGCGATCTGCGCTGCGCCGATCATGTCCTTGGTCGCTGCGGTTTCCGGCACATGCAAGGTCACCACGTCCGAGCGCGTCAGCAGGTCGTCCAGGTCGGTCGCCGCGCGCGCGTTGCCCAGCGACAGCTTGGCCTCGATGTCGTGGAAGATCACCTGCATGCCCAGCGATTCGGCCAGCACGCCGACCTGGGTGCCGATATGCCCGTAGCCGACGATGCCCAGCACCTTGCCGCGGGTCTCGTGGCTACCGGTGGCCGATTTCGACCAGCCGCCGCGGTGGCATTCGGCGTTCTTCTGCGGAATGCCGCGCAGCAGCAGGATCGCCTCGGCGATGACCAGCTCGGCGACGCTGCGGGTATTGGAGTAGGGCGCGTTGAACACCGGGATGCCGGCCAGCTCGGCCGCGTCCAGGTCCACCTGGTTGGTGCCGATGCAGAAGCAGCCGACCGCGATCAGGCGCTTGGCCTGCGCCAGCACCTCGGCGCTGAGCTGGGTGCGCGAGCGGATGCCGACGATGTGCGCCTCGGCGATGCGCGCCTTCAGTTCCTCTTCCGGCAGCGACTTGGCGTGCAGTTCGATCTGCGAGTAGCCGGCGGCGCGGAACACGTCGATGGCGGTCTGGCTGATGCCTTCGAGCAGCAGGACGCGGATGTCCTGCTTCGGAAACGAGGTTTTCTTGGGCGACATTGCGGCGGCGAGGCGAAGCGAAAGGGTCGGTCACTATGCCAGATGCGTCCGCGCTTTGGTGCGTCGCAATAGGACGCCGGGGTCGTGCAAACGCAACGCCGGCAAAGGTTTCAGTTGCATCGATGTTTGGGCGGGGATTCGGGATTCGAGATTCGGGGATGGCGCCCAGACGTTCGCCCGTTTCGTGGATCAGCCCCCAATCCCAATCCCCAATCACTGGTTCCGCGCCCAACTGGACGCCGCCGCACAACGCTGGCACGCTTGAACGCTTGCCTTCGCCCCGACCCTGAGCCGATGACCGACCCGCGCCTGGACGCCCTTACGCACTCCGTTCCCGGACTGCGCCTGAAGACCGACCCCGCCGACCTGGAGCACTACGGCCGCGACTGGACCCGGCGCTGGACGCCGGCGCCGCTGGCGATCGCGCTGCCGGCCACGGTGGACGAGGTGCAGGCGGTGCTGCGCTGGGCCAACGACCATGCGGTGGCGGTGGTGCCCTCCGGTGGCCGCACCGGCCTGTCCGGCGGCGCGGTGGCCGCGCACGGCGAACTGGTGCTGAGCCTGGAGCGGATGAACAAGGCGCTGGCGTTCGATGCGGTCGATCGCACCCTCACCGTGCAGGCCGGCATGCCGCTGGAGGCCGTGCACAACGCGGCGCGCGAGCACGGGCTGGTGTATCCGGTGGATTTTGCCGCGCGCGGCTCGTGTTCGATCGGCGGCAACATCGCCACCAATGCCGGCGGCATCCGCGTGATCCGCTACGGCAATACCCGCGAATGGATCGCCGGGCTCAAGGTGGTGACCGGCAGCGGTGAGCTGCTCGAACTCAACCGCGGGCTGATCAAGAATTCCAGCGGCTACGATTTCCGCCAGCTGCTGATCGGCTCCGAAGGCACCCTCGGCATCGTCGTGGAGGCCACGCTGCGGCTGACCGATCCGCCGCCGCCGAGCAACGTGATGCTGCTGGCGCTGCCGTCGTTCGAAGTGCTGATGCAGGTGTTCGCCGCGTTCCGCGGCCGCCTGCAGTTGGAGGCGTTCGAATTCTTCACCGACCGCGCGCTGGAACATGTGCTGGCGCATGGCGCGCAGGCGCCGTTCGACACGGTCTATCCGTATTACGTGGTCACCGAGTACGCCAGCGGCGACGAGGCGCAGGAAGCCGCGGCGCTGGCCGCGTTCGAGGCGTGCATGGAGCAGGGCTGGGTGCTGGACGGGGTGATCAGCCAGAGCGATGCGCAGGCGGCGCAGCTGTGGCGCCTTCGCGAAGGCATCACCGAGGCGGTGGCGCGCTACAAGCCGTATAAGAACGACGTGTCGGTGCGGATCTCGGCGATGCCAGCGTTCCTGGCGCAGACCCAGGCCCTGCTCGGCGAAGCCTATCCGCAGTTCGACGTGGTCTGGTTCGGCCATATCGGCGACGGCAACCTGCACATCAATGTGCTCAAGCCCGACGCCAGCGCCGACGCCGACTTCATCGCCGCCTGCGAACAGGTCACCAAGCTGCTGGCGCAGGTGCTGGCCGAGCATGGCGGCAGCATCTCCGCCGAACACGGCATCGGCCTGGTCAAGAAGC
Proteins encoded:
- a CDS encoding NUDIX hydrolase gives rise to the protein MPDLSLRRQLQAYTARWPQEAELAAQFLALLDDAQDPFVRERLDGHFTGSAWLVSADGTRTLLTHHRKLQRWLQLGGHADGDRDLALVALKEAEEESGLPGLALEDGVLFDLDRHWIPERQDVPGHWHFDARYVVRAGADEAFAVSAESLALAWRPIAELLAEPDLDPSLRRMAGKWLAHGGS
- a CDS encoding FAD-binding oxidoreductase, with translation MTDPRLDALTHSVPGLRLKTDPADLEHYGRDWTRRWTPAPLAIALPATVDEVQAVLRWANDHAVAVVPSGGRTGLSGGAVAAHGELVLSLERMNKALAFDAVDRTLTVQAGMPLEAVHNAAREHGLVYPVDFAARGSCSIGGNIATNAGGIRVIRYGNTREWIAGLKVVTGSGELLELNRGLIKNSSGYDFRQLLIGSEGTLGIVVEATLRLTDPPPPSNVMLLALPSFEVLMQVFAAFRGRLQLEAFEFFTDRALEHVLAHGAQAPFDTVYPYYVVTEYASGDEAQEAAALAAFEACMEQGWVLDGVISQSDAQAAQLWRLREGITEAVARYKPYKNDVSVRISAMPAFLAQTQALLGEAYPQFDVVWFGHIGDGNLHINVLKPDASADADFIAACEQVTKLLAQVLAEHGGSISAEHGIGLVKKPYLESTRSAEEIALMRAVKRVFDPAGLLNPGKLFDP
- a CDS encoding amino acid permease; this translates as MFKQLWATKHPHAAHEDAGGLGLQRALGPWGLTALGIGAVIGGGIFVITGQAAANHAGPAIMLSFVLAALCCAFCALAYAEFAAMVPVSGSAYTYTYATFGELAAWFIGWMLVLEYGVSASAVAVSWTGYFLSLLDHFGIHLPAALVNAPLDGKLQRTGAIANLPAAGIVLLLTWLCYVGIRKSSAMNMAMVVLKTGLILLVIAVGWKYVDTANWHPFIPANEGPGKYGMDGVLRGAAMVFFAYIGFEAVSVAAQESHRPQRDLPIGMILSLVICTVLYIAMAAVMTGLVPYTQLGTDEPVVTAVAAHPQLAWLRVVVEVGALIGLSSVVLVMIIGQPRIFMIIARDGLLPPLFTRIHPKYRTPHINTVITGIGIALLAALFPLDVLGELTSMGTLIAFAAVCAGVLILRRTQPDLPRPFRIPFAWPICIAGVLSCMALLSAMTAHNWLLMAGWTVLGLLIYFGYGFRHSRLRATQAR
- a CDS encoding amino acid permease yields the protein MLKSLLRVKPIEPAGHVDAGEPFEGSLEGEATLKRTLTAKHLIMLGIGAVIGAGIFVLTGQAAANHAGPAVMLSFVFAGIACAFAGLCYAEFAAMMPVSGSAYSYSYTTLGEGVAWFIGWCLVLEYLFAGSSVAVGWSAYLISFLTGTLGLPFPAELAGAPLAWTGHTFVASGSIVNLPAVLIVVAVSALCYVGVTQSAFVNAIVVAIKVLVICLFVGFGVSHVDPANWHPFIPENTGPGQFGWSGIFRAASIVFFSYIGFDAVSTSAGETKDPQRNMPIGILVSLAVCTVIYIIVCAVLTGLLPYTQLGTAKPVATALEHYPSLAWLKTAVEIGAIAGLSSVVLVMLMAQPRIFYTMSRDGLLPKLFGKVHRKFHTPYVGTIFVGVVAALLAGLIPLDVLGELVSMGTLLAFATVCIGVMVLRFTKPDLPRPFRVPLAMVICPLGALACLFLFLQAFQEHWKVFVGWTVIGLFIYFGYGIRHSRLATKA
- the serA gene encoding phosphoglycerate dehydrogenase, which encodes MSPKKTSFPKQDIRVLLLEGISQTAIDVFRAAGYSQIELHAKSLPEEELKARIAEAHIVGIRSRTQLSAEVLAQAKRLIAVGCFCIGTNQVDLDAAELAGIPVFNAPYSNTRSVAELVIAEAILLLRGIPQKNAECHRGGWSKSATGSHETRGKVLGIVGYGHIGTQVGVLAESLGMQVIFHDIEAKLSLGNARAATDLDDLLTRSDVVTLHVPETAATKDMIGAAQIAQMKPGAHLINASRGTVIDIAALDAALTSGHIGGAAVDVFPVEPKGNGDVFESPLAAHDNVILTPHVGGSTLEAQDNIGVEVAAKLVRYSDNGSTLSAVNFPEVTLPEHAESLRLLHIHRNVPGVLSQINELFSRHNVNIDGQFLRTDPKVGYVVIDVAASEELAAVLKDELGQIAGTLRTRILY